One segment of Desulfobacterales bacterium DNA contains the following:
- a CDS encoding NfeD family protein: protein MKIAILILAIGLLLFEFIEHVIFPLIWFIKDRKRKSVCGVNGMLGKIGKIKYWQESEGQVFVNGELWRAVSDSPLSAGDSVVIQDVDGLTVSVIPFKKDKVKNITL from the coding sequence GTGAAAATTGCAATTCTTATTTTGGCAATCGGGCTCCTATTGTTCGAGTTTATCGAACATGTGATCTTTCCTTTGATCTGGTTCATCAAAGACCGAAAGAGAAAATCCGTCTGCGGAGTGAATGGCATGTTAGGAAAAATAGGTAAAATAAAATACTGGCAAGAATCTGAAGGACAGGTTTTTGTCAATGGAGAATTGTGGCGAGCTGTTAGCGATTCACCACTATCGGCTGGGGACAGCGTGGTTATCCAAGATGTGGATGGACTCACAGTAAGTGTGATACCTTTCAAAAAGGATAAAGTTAAAAATATCACGTTATAA
- a CDS encoding metallophosphoesterase has product MFGTILISVFTLMHIYVFWRVISVPFVTRHMPRTFLIGLGVLLWVIFLLGRVIGHDRSGVLAGILESLGMTWMAVLFLTFISLLLIDIVTLFGFFMPRLSLTLRGWALVVGMILSMIALAQGLRPPVIQKYEVALTGLPDAMDGTVLIALSDTHLGSQLGERWLKARIAQVIAQQPDLVVLLGDIFEGHGPPEDGLILALKQLSAPLGIWAVPGNHEFYGGGDMSLFEEASFKLLRNGWVDVKPGLILAGVDDLTNARRNGQGGDLISQALAGRPPGAAILLSHSPWHADMAAKAGAGLMLSGHTHGGQIWPFGYLVRSRYPILEGRYEVDGMTVIVCRGTGTWGPRMRLWRPSEILNVTLRRKGGNLSH; this is encoded by the coding sequence GTGTTCGGAACTATTCTTATTTCAGTCTTTACATTGATGCATATCTATGTTTTTTGGCGTGTTATCTCCGTGCCATTTGTGACTCGCCATATGCCTCGAACGTTTCTCATCGGGTTAGGCGTGCTGCTTTGGGTCATTTTTTTACTTGGACGTGTCATCGGTCACGACCGATCAGGAGTTCTGGCTGGAATTCTTGAATCCCTCGGAATGACCTGGATGGCTGTTCTATTCCTGACTTTCATCTCACTCCTTTTAATAGATATCGTCACTCTCTTCGGCTTTTTCATGCCCCGGTTATCGCTCACTCTGCGTGGATGGGCATTGGTGGTCGGTATGATTCTTTCGATGATCGCGCTCGCCCAGGGCTTGCGACCACCAGTGATTCAAAAATATGAGGTGGCGCTTACAGGCCTTCCCGATGCTATGGACGGTACCGTGCTTATTGCCTTGTCCGATACCCACCTCGGTTCGCAACTCGGTGAGCGTTGGCTAAAGGCTCGAATCGCACAGGTAATAGCGCAGCAGCCCGACCTTGTGGTATTACTCGGCGACATTTTTGAAGGTCATGGCCCTCCTGAAGATGGGTTGATTTTAGCACTTAAACAACTATCCGCACCTCTCGGTATTTGGGCTGTACCCGGCAACCACGAATTCTACGGCGGTGGTGACATGAGCCTGTTCGAAGAGGCAAGCTTCAAATTGCTTCGCAACGGTTGGGTCGATGTAAAGCCTGGCCTTATCCTGGCAGGTGTGGATGATCTCACTAACGCACGCCGAAATGGCCAAGGCGGCGATTTAATCTCACAAGCGCTTGCGGGTCGCCCCCCTGGTGCTGCCATACTCCTTTCCCATTCGCCGTGGCATGCCGATATGGCGGCAAAAGCTGGTGCGGGACTTATGCTATCCGGCCACACTCACGGAGGGCAAATCTGGCCATTCGGCTATCTGGTCCGCAGTCGCTATCCCATTTTGGAGGGACGTTACGAGGTGGATGGTATGACAGTTATCGTATGCAGAGGAACGGGCACATGGGGACCGCGCATGAGGCTTTGGAGGCCCAGTGAAATCCTGAATGTGACACTTAGAAGGAAAGGGGGGAATTTATCTCATTAA